The Amycolatopsis sp. DG1A-15b genome window below encodes:
- the fxsT gene encoding FxSxx-COOH system tetratricopeptide repeat protein, giving the protein MSDTMSPDPDPVGSGREHTPVDHPYPETVGVSAPVNAANSDVPTTKFKEIGRMNDRDERPPGAEVPSIWGAVPPRNLNFTGRGELLRLLGERMSAGTTAVLPAALHGMGGIGKTQMATEYIYRHLQDYEVVWWIQATRPTQIRKSFTELAQQLKVADADEAITAVSAVQEALRLGRPYRRWLLVFDSAEDPEMVRSFFPVGGPGSILVTSRNPSWTGIARPLEVTPFQRAESKGLLNRNRPELADEEAGRIAEELGDLPLAIEQAAVWLAETGMPVREYLQLCGEKASEIFDTSAPAGYEVSVAAAWNVSFDELRSLHPAAHQLLQICAFFAPEPISRSLFTGVRGVSIAPEIDAVLRDPMKLGRAIRAITRFGLAKIDHRDDTIVVHRLVQVVLRNRMSDQVQAEMRHGAHELLATLDPNDPASPEARSWYEKILPHIDDAELTACSAPWVRQLVVNLFKFLYHKGDHQGALALAERAVTAWAAGREERQARGEEPDDVLLVQELAAAERLAFFSWVVGRYEQAAQVAKQTLARYTETLGAEHEETLNAQLTYALILKARGDFAEARRQNDDTYIRARGLFGEDDPITLRAAHEFIVALLLTGECSAVRDLAEETYHRCVRIFGAEHHDSTSTLVLLVLARRELGHYRWARTELEQIAESAEQRYGRDSAGALRRRYYQSVACRKSGAHDLALELSSDALDKFKVRYGDRHPNTMACALGHSIDLRYAREIAGARELGERVFNSYQENLGESHPHTQAAALNLAVTLRLGGDPVGARRLDERALEVLHRVLGEDHPHAIACEINLASDLVALDRAGDAMAMDTRLLDRAQRVLGEDHPTTLAAQLNLALDLRAGHEAARAEELLGDVVTRYRLTFGPEHPSVVAALEGLRADCDIDPMPL; this is encoded by the coding sequence GTGAGTGACACGATGTCCCCGGATCCCGACCCCGTGGGTTCCGGGCGCGAACACACACCCGTCGACCATCCCTATCCCGAGACCGTCGGTGTTTCCGCACCGGTGAACGCGGCGAACTCGGATGTGCCAACGACGAAATTCAAGGAGATCGGCCGCATGAACGACCGTGACGAACGTCCTCCTGGTGCTGAGGTGCCGTCCATCTGGGGAGCCGTCCCGCCGCGAAACCTGAATTTCACCGGCCGGGGTGAGCTGCTCCGCCTATTGGGCGAACGGATGAGTGCGGGCACGACGGCGGTTCTGCCCGCTGCCCTGCACGGAATGGGCGGTATCGGCAAAACGCAGATGGCCACCGAATACATCTACCGGCACCTGCAGGACTACGAGGTCGTCTGGTGGATCCAGGCCACCCGGCCCACGCAGATCCGGAAGTCCTTCACCGAACTGGCCCAGCAGCTCAAGGTGGCGGATGCGGACGAGGCCATCACCGCGGTGTCGGCGGTTCAGGAAGCACTGCGGCTGGGCCGGCCGTACCGGCGCTGGCTGCTCGTCTTCGACTCGGCCGAAGACCCTGAAATGGTGCGTTCGTTCTTCCCGGTGGGCGGCCCGGGAAGCATCCTCGTGACGTCTCGCAACCCGAGCTGGACCGGCATCGCGCGGCCGCTCGAGGTCACCCCGTTCCAGCGGGCCGAAAGCAAGGGCCTGCTGAACCGGAACCGGCCCGAGCTCGCCGACGAAGAGGCGGGGCGGATCGCCGAGGAGCTCGGTGACCTTCCGCTGGCCATCGAGCAAGCGGCGGTCTGGCTGGCCGAAACCGGCATGCCGGTCCGTGAGTACCTGCAGCTTTGCGGCGAGAAGGCCAGCGAAATCTTCGACACGTCCGCCCCCGCCGGTTACGAGGTGTCCGTCGCTGCCGCCTGGAACGTCTCGTTCGACGAGCTGAGGTCCCTGCACCCGGCCGCTCACCAGCTTCTGCAGATCTGCGCTTTCTTCGCACCCGAGCCGATCTCGCGGAGTTTGTTCACCGGCGTCCGGGGTGTTTCCATCGCGCCCGAGATCGACGCGGTGTTGCGCGATCCGATGAAGCTGGGCCGGGCCATCCGCGCGATCACCCGCTTCGGGCTGGCGAAGATCGACCACCGTGATGACACGATCGTGGTGCACCGGCTGGTGCAGGTGGTGCTGCGGAACAGGATGAGCGACCAGGTGCAGGCGGAGATGCGCCACGGTGCACACGAGCTGCTGGCGACGCTGGACCCGAACGACCCGGCATCCCCGGAGGCCAGGTCGTGGTACGAGAAAATCCTGCCGCACATCGACGACGCCGAGCTGACGGCGTGCTCCGCCCCGTGGGTGCGCCAGCTCGTCGTCAACCTCTTCAAGTTCCTGTACCACAAGGGAGATCACCAGGGCGCGCTTGCGCTCGCCGAGCGAGCGGTCACCGCGTGGGCAGCAGGCCGTGAAGAGCGGCAGGCCCGAGGCGAGGAACCCGACGACGTTCTGCTGGTGCAGGAGCTCGCTGCCGCCGAGCGTCTTGCGTTCTTCTCCTGGGTGGTCGGGCGCTACGAGCAGGCCGCCCAAGTCGCCAAGCAGACGCTGGCGCGCTACACCGAAACGCTCGGTGCCGAACACGAAGAGACGCTGAACGCTCAGCTCACGTATGCGCTGATCCTGAAGGCGCGCGGTGACTTCGCTGAGGCGCGGAGGCAAAACGACGACACCTACATCCGCGCACGAGGCCTGTTCGGCGAAGACGACCCGATCACGCTGCGTGCCGCGCACGAGTTCATCGTGGCTCTGTTGCTGACCGGCGAGTGCTCGGCGGTACGTGACCTGGCTGAGGAGACCTACCACCGTTGTGTCCGGATTTTCGGTGCCGAACACCACGACTCGACCAGCACGCTCGTGCTGCTCGTCCTCGCGCGCCGCGAACTCGGGCACTACAGGTGGGCCAGGACTGAGCTGGAACAAATCGCCGAAAGTGCAGAACAGCGGTACGGCCGCGACAGTGCGGGTGCACTTCGCCGCCGCTACTACCAGTCCGTGGCGTGCCGCAAGAGCGGCGCTCATGACCTGGCGCTCGAGTTATCGAGCGACGCGCTCGACAAGTTCAAAGTCCGTTACGGAGACCGACACCCGAACACGATGGCGTGCGCGCTGGGGCATTCCATCGACCTCCGGTACGCCAGGGAAATCGCCGGAGCTCGTGAGCTCGGCGAACGGGTGTTCAACTCTTACCAGGAGAACCTCGGCGAGAGCCACCCGCACACCCAGGCGGCAGCGCTGAATCTGGCGGTGACCTTGCGGCTTGGCGGTGATCCGGTGGGTGCTCGCCGGCTCGACGAACGAGCGCTGGAGGTGTTGCACCGCGTTCTCGGCGAAGACCACCCGCACGCGATCGCCTGCGAGATCAACCTGGCGAGCGACCTGGTCGCGCTCGACCGGGCCGGGGACGCGATGGCGATGGACACCCGGCTGCTCGACCGCGCCCAGCGCGTTCTGGGCGAGGACCACCCGACGACCCTGGCGGCGCAGCTCAACCTGGCTCTGGACCTGCGGGCCGGTCACGAGGCCGCGCGGGCGGAGGAGTTGCTGGGGGATGTCGTCACGCGGTATCGGCTGACGTTCGGGCCGGAGCATCCGAGTGTCGTGGCGGCGTTGGAGGGTCTGCGCGCGGACTGCGACATCGATCCGATGCCGCTGTAG
- a CDS encoding HEXXH motif domain-containing protein, translating into MSQAIPESLHGLSWAEFDQLARSEGGPGPVRSLRAAESSRRQHLLLAIVEQTVDDPARHGPLGSPETAWKLLVQAQETDPRAFDAVLTHPYTGSWAGHTTRLLEHGVPPGRQPLWVHIGHLHALAAAAALRAGIEEFRVRVPVWRGNIALPTLGIAHLDGVPDGATAQIIRADGRTVVQAGPRTVVVPADPAADATGWRGVRTAELVAGGRRLAVRIDDVDPYRGLFGPRPPEPLDEGDWSHWQDMLARAWELLVRLVPEYADALPAGLDTIVPDPPYPFRLPSASSGEAFGSAIIARPEDPATLAAALVHEFQHIRLGGLLQLTALHTNDRTERLYAPWRDDPRPLGGVIHGIYAFFAVTEFYRALSRDQPEDVLAAFEFAHWRHQVGNTLDRIRGDAALTEAGRRFLARIADRLAPWQHDEVPEIAARWASLLAADHHAGWRIRHHRPDADAVDRIVGAWSCGAPAPGADSATTILDTQPDGEWTEARADLLRVRLGADGETRARQAWRAVPGASEADFALVDGRAEDALDGYRAELVKDPDGPNALIGLGLALQVTGDVATAELLLSRPELVRAVHRGLLESRTGAPPTPEEVARWLAGAGC; encoded by the coding sequence GTGTCCCAAGCCATTCCCGAATCGCTCCACGGCCTGTCGTGGGCGGAGTTCGATCAGCTGGCCCGCTCCGAAGGCGGCCCCGGGCCGGTCCGGTCGCTGCGAGCTGCGGAAAGCAGCCGTCGGCAGCACCTGCTGCTGGCCATCGTCGAACAAACGGTGGACGACCCGGCGCGGCACGGTCCGCTGGGTTCCCCCGAAACGGCGTGGAAGCTACTGGTCCAGGCTCAGGAAACCGACCCGCGGGCCTTCGACGCCGTGCTGACGCACCCTTACACCGGCAGCTGGGCCGGCCACACCACCCGGCTGCTCGAACACGGCGTGCCCCCGGGCCGTCAGCCTCTCTGGGTCCACATCGGACACCTGCACGCCCTGGCCGCCGCGGCCGCGCTGCGCGCCGGGATCGAGGAGTTCCGGGTCCGGGTGCCGGTGTGGCGCGGGAACATCGCCCTGCCGACGCTCGGTATCGCCCACCTCGACGGCGTCCCCGACGGGGCCACCGCGCAGATCATCCGCGCAGATGGCCGAACCGTGGTCCAGGCCGGCCCCCGGACCGTCGTGGTCCCGGCCGACCCGGCGGCCGACGCGACCGGCTGGCGGGGAGTGCGCACCGCCGAACTGGTCGCCGGCGGACGGCGGCTCGCGGTCCGCATCGACGATGTCGATCCTTATCGCGGCCTCTTCGGCCCCCGCCCTCCCGAGCCCCTGGATGAAGGCGACTGGAGCCACTGGCAGGACATGCTCGCCCGCGCGTGGGAGCTGCTTGTCCGGCTGGTGCCGGAATACGCCGACGCCCTGCCCGCCGGCCTCGACACGATCGTGCCGGACCCGCCGTACCCTTTCCGCCTGCCGAGCGCTTCCTCCGGGGAAGCCTTCGGCAGCGCGATCATCGCCCGCCCGGAGGACCCGGCCACGCTGGCCGCGGCGCTGGTCCACGAGTTCCAGCACATCCGGCTCGGCGGTCTCTTGCAGCTGACGGCCCTGCACACGAACGACCGGACCGAACGCCTCTACGCACCATGGCGCGACGATCCCCGGCCTCTCGGAGGGGTTATCCACGGGATCTACGCGTTCTTCGCGGTCACCGAGTTCTACCGCGCACTCAGCCGTGACCAGCCGGAGGACGTGCTTGCCGCCTTCGAATTCGCACACTGGCGCCACCAGGTCGGGAACACGCTCGACCGGATTCGCGGGGACGCCGCGCTGACCGAGGCGGGGCGGCGGTTCCTCGCCCGCATCGCCGACCGGCTCGCACCCTGGCAGCACGACGAGGTACCCGAGATCGCCGCGCGCTGGGCGAGTCTGCTGGCCGCCGACCACCACGCGGGTTGGCGGATCCGCCACCACCGCCCGGACGCCGATGCGGTGGATCGGATCGTCGGAGCCTGGTCGTGCGGCGCACCTGCCCCCGGTGCCGACTCCGCGACGACGATCCTGGACACCCAGCCGGACGGCGAATGGACCGAAGCGCGGGCGGACCTGCTGCGGGTCCGGCTCGGCGCGGACGGCGAGACCCGCGCCCGGCAGGCATGGCGTGCGGTTCCCGGCGCATCGGAAGCGGACTTCGCGCTGGTGGACGGCCGCGCGGAGGACGCACTGGACGGCTACCGGGCTGAACTCGTCAAGGACCCCGACGGGCCGAACGCCTTGATCGGACTCGGGCTCGCGCTGCAGGTGACCGGCGACGTGGCCACGGCGGAGCTCCTGCTCTCTCGGCCCGAGCTGGTCCGGGCGGTGCACCGCGGACTTCTCGAGTCGCGGACGGGCGCCCCGCCGACTCCCGAAGAGGTCGCCCGCTGGCTGGCCGGGGCCGGGTGCTGA
- the fxsT gene encoding FxSxx-COOH system tetratricopeptide repeat protein, with the protein MPPEPPEPAVAKLSWSEVGDAVWLAMAIGDSAPRAHPEFDEPEEAAVREDADGDAPEPPEEPAGPTTPPFGLGSELLVKALVKSADIAGAGNAAGTQAPSRFLPEAAAIVRALRPLKLVRPSRADDDAVLDEDLTAEQAVEDQLWLPRTKPAMVRGLDLTVVVDSSPSMALWQPTVAAFLTLLRRLGAFRAIQIRLLETDKRTGEGVSGPVLRGGTPGAPERQPAELLDPSGHRLLLVLTDGMGESWREDVVSPLLAQWGRTMPVAVVHMLPQRLWGRAGPQLHQARLTTPGPFRPNRRYGLELPDSWLTGEDPKTAGAGAVPIPVVELDPRWLSWWVRMIGRAQPEPAQAVVMLARTQPEPVEPWEELQGPELSAGDRVKHFHGVASPSAFRLATLLAAVPVSLPIARFVQAELVPEAATADLAEVFGSGLLDVPPASGTGRHWDDIVYEFPLPVREALLAAGRRSDTARVVVTTTRHFGDRHPVLLRVAEALDDPQGAPLPEADADHLPEAALERAVMRALSGPYAERADRLLRWESELAAPTGAGAGVPPVITTETLVADVHDEAADSLQRVRQFTTDAPTVWGAVPARNPDFTGRHRLLENLAEGLRNGGRAVLHGTGGLGKTQVATEYVYRHLGRYDLVWWVRAAQETQIRASLTELARQLRLAGAAEAVTAVPAVLEALRAGEPYRRWLLVFDSADDPDPALPLLPTEGPGEILVTTRNPEWSDVFPQLLEVEPFTREESKELLSLHDPQLGPEQADQLAARLGDLPLALAQAAALRTEIAMPVGEYLRRFDDKTAEILATSAPTEYEVPIAAAWNVSFDELGTRNRAAHQLLQVCAFFAPEPISRSIFAGVRRLSIAPELDAAMCDPTQLDQALRDINRWGLAKVDHRSDTLQLHWLVQLVLRNRMSEVHRRDVQHSAHLLLANRDPGDPASARLWPQYHTVLPHIYAADLIDCDDDWVRELVINLMKFLHFWGDHTGATLLAQRVAATWTDRFGEADPLTLEASERLGFFLWVLGRYEEAEAINNRTLRLYQEKETGGQRSEQTLNAQLSVAVVLKARGDFAGARELNLATYHEAVAILGTNEPKTLTAAHDLVVSLLLTGEYDEARRIGEDTYARCADILGPDNAATISTLNILAICRREIGDYALARLELQKIVERVRRLFRDDNAGVVRREYHLAVALRKDGEHTAALALSRSTLERFRSRYGLSHPNTLPCALAHSIDLRYAGELEAARSLGQQAVDLYRSSLGARHPHTLVSEIDLGVTLRLLGDFSRARKRDAEAFRNLRKVLGADHPHTVAAAIDLANDEALFGSPRAAAERLLVRDTESLARARRTLGEDHPTTLAAQLNRALDLRWVGREREAALQQQDVVARYRRVLRGDHPMTVAAEQGSRAVCDIDPTPL; encoded by the coding sequence GTGCCGCCGGAGCCTCCCGAACCCGCCGTCGCCAAGCTGAGTTGGAGCGAGGTGGGCGACGCGGTCTGGCTCGCGATGGCGATCGGGGATTCCGCGCCGCGCGCGCACCCCGAGTTCGACGAGCCCGAGGAGGCGGCTGTTCGGGAAGATGCGGACGGTGATGCACCCGAACCGCCTGAAGAACCGGCCGGCCCGACGACGCCGCCATTCGGCTTGGGATCCGAGCTTCTGGTCAAGGCGCTGGTCAAGAGCGCGGACATCGCCGGAGCCGGGAACGCGGCTGGGACACAGGCACCGTCGCGTTTCTTGCCGGAGGCGGCCGCGATCGTCCGGGCACTCCGTCCGTTGAAGCTGGTTCGTCCCTCGCGCGCCGACGACGACGCGGTGCTGGACGAAGACCTGACTGCGGAACAGGCGGTAGAGGACCAGCTCTGGCTGCCGCGCACGAAACCCGCCATGGTCCGCGGATTGGACCTGACCGTCGTAGTCGACTCGAGCCCGTCAATGGCACTGTGGCAGCCCACTGTCGCGGCCTTCCTCACGCTGCTGCGTCGGCTCGGTGCGTTCCGCGCCATTCAGATCCGGCTGCTGGAGACGGACAAGCGGACCGGCGAAGGCGTGTCGGGACCGGTGCTGCGGGGCGGCACGCCGGGCGCGCCGGAACGCCAGCCGGCCGAACTGCTCGATCCGTCCGGGCACCGGCTGCTGCTCGTGCTGACGGACGGAATGGGCGAATCCTGGCGCGAAGACGTCGTCTCCCCGCTGTTGGCGCAGTGGGGCCGGACGATGCCGGTGGCTGTCGTCCACATGCTGCCGCAACGGCTCTGGGGCCGGGCGGGTCCGCAGTTGCACCAAGCCAGGCTGACGACGCCCGGGCCATTCCGACCTAACCGCCGCTACGGGCTCGAGCTGCCCGACTCCTGGCTGACGGGCGAGGACCCGAAGACGGCGGGAGCCGGCGCCGTGCCGATCCCGGTCGTCGAACTGGATCCGCGCTGGCTTTCCTGGTGGGTGCGGATGATCGGTCGCGCCCAGCCGGAACCCGCGCAGGCGGTCGTCATGCTGGCGCGTACCCAGCCCGAGCCCGTGGAGCCGTGGGAAGAACTGCAGGGACCGGAACTGTCGGCGGGCGACCGCGTCAAGCACTTCCACGGCGTCGCGTCGCCGTCGGCGTTCCGGCTGGCGACCTTGCTGGCGGCGGTGCCGGTGAGCCTGCCCATCGCGCGGTTCGTCCAGGCCGAGCTCGTGCCCGAGGCGGCCACCGCCGACCTGGCGGAGGTGTTCGGTAGCGGTCTGCTCGACGTGCCGCCGGCCTCCGGCACCGGCCGCCACTGGGACGACATAGTCTACGAATTCCCCCTTCCGGTACGGGAGGCGTTGCTGGCCGCGGGCCGGCGATCGGACACGGCCCGGGTGGTGGTCACCACCACCCGGCACTTCGGTGACCGCCACCCGGTCCTGCTGCGAGTCGCCGAAGCGCTGGACGATCCCCAGGGCGCGCCGCTGCCCGAGGCGGACGCTGACCACCTGCCGGAAGCGGCGCTGGAACGCGCGGTGATGCGAGCGCTGTCCGGTCCGTACGCCGAACGAGCGGATCGCTTGTTGCGGTGGGAGTCCGAGCTGGCCGCGCCGACCGGCGCCGGAGCCGGCGTCCCGCCCGTGATCACCACCGAAACTCTCGTCGCCGACGTCCACGACGAGGCGGCAGATTCCCTGCAGCGCGTCCGCCAATTCACCACCGACGCGCCGACTGTCTGGGGTGCCGTGCCGGCGCGGAACCCGGACTTCACCGGCCGGCACCGGTTGCTCGAGAACCTGGCCGAAGGTCTGCGCAACGGTGGTCGCGCCGTGCTCCACGGCACCGGCGGACTCGGCAAAACCCAGGTGGCCACGGAGTACGTCTACCGGCACCTGGGCCGGTACGACCTGGTGTGGTGGGTCAGAGCCGCGCAGGAGACCCAGATCCGGGCGTCGCTTACCGAACTGGCCCGCCAGCTCCGGCTGGCCGGAGCCGCTGAGGCGGTCACCGCGGTGCCAGCCGTTCTCGAAGCCCTGCGAGCGGGCGAGCCCTACCGACGTTGGCTGCTGGTGTTCGACTCGGCCGACGACCCTGATCCGGCGCTACCGCTCCTGCCCACCGAGGGCCCGGGCGAGATACTCGTGACGACGAGGAACCCCGAGTGGTCGGACGTCTTCCCGCAGCTGCTCGAGGTGGAACCGTTCACCCGTGAGGAAAGCAAGGAACTGCTCAGCCTCCACGACCCGCAGCTCGGCCCGGAGCAAGCCGACCAGCTGGCGGCGCGGCTCGGTGACCTGCCGTTGGCGCTGGCCCAGGCCGCCGCGTTGAGGACCGAGATCGCCATGCCGGTGGGTGAATACCTGCGGCGATTCGACGACAAAACCGCGGAGATTCTCGCCACTTCGGCACCTACCGAGTACGAAGTGCCCATCGCCGCGGCCTGGAACGTGTCGTTCGACGAGCTCGGGACGCGCAACCGCGCCGCCCACCAGCTGTTGCAGGTGTGCGCGTTCTTCGCTCCGGAACCGATCTCCCGAAGCATCTTCGCTGGAGTCCGGCGGCTGTCCATCGCCCCCGAGCTCGACGCTGCCATGTGTGACCCCACCCAGCTCGACCAGGCTCTGCGGGACATCAACCGGTGGGGGTTGGCCAAAGTCGACCACCGGTCCGACACTCTCCAGCTGCACTGGCTGGTCCAGCTGGTGCTGCGCAACCGCATGAGCGAAGTGCACCGCCGGGACGTCCAGCACAGCGCCCACCTGCTGCTCGCCAACCGCGATCCCGGTGACCCGGCCTCGGCTCGCCTGTGGCCGCAGTACCACACGGTGCTGCCGCACATCTACGCTGCGGACCTCATCGACTGCGATGACGACTGGGTGCGGGAACTCGTCATCAACCTCATGAAATTCCTCCACTTCTGGGGTGACCACACCGGCGCGACCCTGCTCGCCCAGCGAGTCGCCGCCACGTGGACCGACCGCTTCGGGGAAGCCGACCCATTGACATTGGAGGCGTCCGAGCGGCTCGGCTTCTTCCTGTGGGTCCTCGGCCGGTACGAAGAGGCGGAGGCGATCAACAACCGCACCCTCCGCCTTTACCAGGAAAAGGAGACCGGCGGGCAGCGGTCGGAACAGACCTTGAACGCCCAGCTGTCGGTGGCCGTCGTGCTGAAGGCCCGCGGGGACTTCGCCGGGGCGCGAGAGCTGAATCTGGCGACCTACCACGAAGCCGTCGCGATCCTCGGCACCAATGAGCCCAAGACCCTGACCGCCGCGCACGACCTGGTGGTTTCCTTGCTTCTCACCGGGGAGTACGACGAGGCGCGGCGGATCGGGGAGGACACCTACGCGCGGTGCGCGGACATCCTGGGCCCGGACAACGCGGCCACCATCAGCACGCTCAACATCTTGGCGATCTGCCGTCGCGAAATCGGCGACTACGCCCTCGCGCGGCTGGAACTGCAGAAGATCGTGGAGCGGGTCCGCCGCCTCTTCCGCGACGACAATGCCGGCGTCGTCCGGCGGGAGTACCACCTCGCCGTCGCGTTGCGAAAGGACGGTGAACACACCGCGGCGCTGGCGCTGTCGCGTAGCACGCTGGAGCGGTTCCGTTCCCGCTACGGACTCAGCCACCCCAATACGTTGCCCTGCGCGCTGGCACATTCGATCGACCTGCGGTACGCCGGGGAGCTCGAGGCGGCCAGGAGCCTCGGGCAGCAGGCGGTCGACCTGTACCGGAGCAGCCTCGGCGCACGGCACCCCCACACACTGGTGTCGGAAATCGACCTCGGCGTGACACTCCGGTTGCTCGGCGACTTCTCGCGGGCGCGGAAGCGGGACGCCGAAGCGTTCCGCAACCTGCGCAAGGTCCTCGGCGCCGATCATCCGCACACGGTCGCGGCGGCGATCGACCTCGCGAACGACGAAGCCCTCTTCGGCTCACCTCGCGCAGCGGCCGAGCGGCTCTTGGTGCGGGACACCGAAAGCCTGGCGCGCGCCCGCCGCACGCTCGGCGAGGACCACCCGACCACCTTGGCGGCGCAGCTCAACCGAGCGCTCGACCTGCGCTGGGTGGGCCGGGAACGCGAAGCCGCCTTGCAGCAGCAGGACGTCGTAGCGCGCTACCGGCGAGTGCTCAGAGGCGATCACCCCATGACGGTCGCCGCCGAGCAGGGCTCGCGGGCGGTGTGCGATATCGACCCGACACCGCTGTGA